CACTGCTTACATGCGCCTGGATCTGCTGCCACAACCGGCACGTGGCGAGTTGCAGGAGATATTCAGGCAGTATCTCGATGCCCGGCTTGATGCCTATCGAGCCGTTCCTGACCGCAAACGCGTCGATGCCGCCCTGGCACGTTCGGACGTGCTGCGTGAACGCCTCTGGACGGATTCCGTCATGGCGTCTCAGCGAACCTCCAGTACGGCGGCAACCATGCTTCTGCTGCCAGCGCTCAATGCAGCGTTCGATACGGCATCGACCCGGCTCGCCTCAACGAAGGAACATCCGCCGAGCGTCATCTTCGGCATGCTTTTCGCGCTTTGCTGGATTGGGGCTTTGTTCGCGGGCTATGGCATGGCCGGCCGCGGTCCTCGAAACTGGTTGCATGCGCTTTTCTTCGTGGCCTCGTTGACGATGACGCTCTATGTCATCGTCGACCTGGAGTTTCCTCGTTTAGGCCTGATTCGCGTTGACGCTTT
This genomic interval from Cupriavidus oxalaticus contains the following:
- a CDS encoding bestrophin-like domain; the encoded protein is MYGDLLRGAWRLSGSNICAALNIRWRSFFIPSLRWKGASRGKAPEAILASLLYGAGWAGGLVFVIGLFTSILIALELGRLVWQWQVASGREPETTGVGAVASAIFALLGLLIAFTFSGAASRFDMRRTLIVQEANDIGTAYMRLDLLPQPARGELQEIFRQYLDARLDAYRAVPDRKRVDAALARSDVLRERLWTDSVMASQRTSSTAATMLLLPALNAAFDTASTRLASTKEHPPSVIFGMLFALCWIGALFAGYGMAGRGPRNWLHALFFVASLTMTLYVIVDLEFPRLGLIRVDAFDEVLQEVRTGMQK